One window of the Chitinophaga niabensis genome contains the following:
- a CDS encoding MutS-related protein produces MHFNTDKQTTDDLNIFGKPGGDSVFTIYNHTATRGGSSMLEEMFRYPLADADAINERLKSIQHFSTSGTDFPFNSSWFSGAELYLALEDERTRLSHEKETIGDKVRSLIAKDHDYQVISNGLLAVLDILSALKKFLREGQPGISVLTELRKLLEHEDLVPVMQNAPPKKMAHAAVVRYDDLLRFRCRQTLRAILRHIYILDVYISVAKTAGHHRFVFPKVLSREMHTVRLENVYHPLVKNAVPNTLHITPESNIVFLTGANMAGKSTFMKSLGIAMYVAHIGFPVAAGKMEFSVRDGIYTTINLSDNLSSGSSHFYAEVLRIKKVAQELSQSRNLFIIFDELFRGTNVKDACDATIEITGAFASRSNCMFIVSTHIIEAGQVLKEKFSNICFAYMPTTMQGNKPVYSYQLTSGITEDRHGMVIINNEGILDIIRKNS; encoded by the coding sequence ATGCATTTCAATACAGACAAGCAAACAACGGACGATCTCAATATATTCGGAAAACCTGGAGGAGATTCAGTTTTTACCATCTATAACCATACTGCCACAAGAGGAGGCAGTAGTATGCTGGAAGAAATGTTCCGGTATCCGCTGGCAGACGCGGATGCTATCAATGAACGGCTCAAAAGCATACAGCATTTTAGTACTTCGGGAACTGATTTTCCTTTTAATAGTTCCTGGTTCAGTGGTGCTGAATTGTATCTGGCCCTGGAAGATGAGCGTACGCGCCTTTCTCATGAAAAGGAAACCATAGGGGATAAGGTCCGTTCACTCATTGCCAAAGACCACGACTACCAGGTGATCAGCAATGGTCTGCTTGCTGTGTTGGACATCCTGTCTGCATTGAAGAAGTTTCTGCGTGAGGGACAGCCGGGCATCAGTGTATTAACGGAACTAAGGAAGCTGCTCGAACATGAAGACCTTGTGCCTGTTATGCAGAATGCCCCTCCCAAAAAGATGGCGCATGCAGCCGTAGTGCGCTATGATGACCTGCTGCGTTTCCGTTGCAGGCAAACATTGCGGGCCATACTGCGGCACATTTATATTTTAGACGTTTATATCTCAGTCGCAAAAACGGCCGGTCACCATCGGTTTGTTTTCCCCAAAGTACTGAGCAGGGAAATGCATACCGTTCGCCTGGAAAATGTATATCACCCATTGGTAAAGAATGCTGTTCCAAACACGTTGCACATTACGCCGGAGAGCAATATTGTTTTTCTGACCGGTGCAAATATGGCAGGGAAATCCACTTTCATGAAATCCCTGGGCATTGCAATGTATGTAGCGCATATTGGTTTCCCCGTAGCTGCCGGGAAAATGGAGTTTTCTGTTAGGGATGGTATTTACACTACTATTAACCTTTCAGATAACCTGTCTTCCGGCAGCAGTCATTTTTATGCAGAAGTATTGCGTATCAAAAAAGTGGCGCAGGAGCTGAGCCAATCCAGGAACCTGTTTATCATCTTCGATGAGTTATTCCGTGGTACCAATGTTAAAGATGCCTGCGATGCCACCATTGAGATCACCGGGGCCTTTGCCTCCAGGAGCAATTGTATGTTTATTGTGTCTACCCATATCATAGAAGCAGGCCAAGTGCTGAAGGAAAAGTTTTCCAATATCTGTTTCGCTTATATGCCTACCACTATGCAGGGAAACAAACCGGTCTACTCTTACCAGCTTACATCGGGCATTACGGAGGACAGGCATGGGATGGTAATTATTAATAACGAAGGGATCCTGGATATCATCCGTAAAAACAGTTGA
- a CDS encoding MutS-related protein — translation MSFITDKQTLEDLNLFGRYKGNSVYKLFDRTLTNGGRQLLEQIFREPLTDAIAIRKRANGFRYFSDHPMVLPFTREDFTEMEQYLFAGSGSFLDTAWSIISLKVRSALTGTEEYKTLESGCIKTTRVLRAIRHFISQQVNATDHPYAKQLNAIQQTFTDKRMKWLDLQRAGEKPSLLQLIRFDHCLRSQMKNEMKALLQFIFQLDVDISVGTVAVERGYTYASVLSAEKNVLCIEGLYHPLLEKPVANPALFNGDNNVVFLTGANMAGKSTYMKAMGIAVYLAHAGLPVPAAEMEFSVKDGIFSSINVPDDLEHGYSHFYAEVRRVKKVAETVSIPKNMVVLFDELFKGTNVKDAYEATLSITAAFSAHRNCFFLISTHIIEVGEALKECCGHIRYHYLPTIIRDSRPAYTYQLKDGITADRQGMMIIENEKIVELIRQN, via the coding sequence ATGAGCTTTATAACAGATAAACAAACACTGGAGGACCTGAATCTGTTTGGCAGGTATAAAGGCAATTCTGTTTACAAACTGTTTGACCGTACGCTAACTAATGGAGGCCGGCAATTATTAGAGCAGATATTCCGGGAGCCGCTGACGGACGCAATAGCGATACGAAAAAGGGCTAACGGGTTCCGGTATTTTAGTGATCATCCCATGGTTTTACCATTTACCAGGGAAGATTTTACGGAGATGGAACAATACCTTTTTGCCGGCAGCGGCAGTTTCCTGGATACTGCATGGAGTATAATTTCCCTGAAAGTACGCAGCGCATTAACCGGTACGGAGGAATATAAAACCCTGGAGTCCGGTTGCATTAAAACGACCCGCGTTTTGAGAGCTATCCGGCATTTTATTAGTCAGCAGGTTAATGCTACAGACCATCCATACGCTAAACAATTGAACGCCATTCAACAAACCTTTACAGATAAGCGTATGAAATGGCTGGACCTTCAACGGGCTGGAGAGAAACCTTCACTACTGCAGTTGATCCGTTTTGATCATTGCCTGCGATCGCAGATGAAGAATGAAATGAAGGCCTTGCTGCAGTTCATTTTTCAACTGGACGTGGATATTTCAGTAGGTACGGTAGCCGTTGAACGGGGTTATACTTATGCCAGTGTTTTATCAGCTGAAAAGAATGTTCTCTGCATCGAGGGATTATATCATCCACTGCTTGAAAAGCCGGTAGCCAATCCTGCCTTGTTCAATGGAGATAATAATGTGGTGTTTTTAACCGGTGCTAACATGGCCGGAAAATCCACCTACATGAAAGCGATGGGCATAGCCGTGTATCTTGCACATGCAGGCCTGCCGGTACCTGCAGCAGAAATGGAGTTCTCCGTTAAAGATGGTATTTTTTCTTCCATTAATGTACCTGATGACCTGGAGCATGGCTATAGTCATTTCTATGCTGAGGTACGCCGCGTAAAGAAAGTGGCAGAAACAGTTAGTATACCTAAAAATATGGTAGTACTGTTTGATGAATTGTTTAAAGGAACAAATGTGAAAGATGCTTATGAGGCAACACTGTCCATAACAGCAGCATTCTCCGCGCACAGGAATTGCTTTTTCCTGATCTCTACACACATCATTGAAGTGGGAGAGGCCTTAAAGGAATGCTGCGGGCATATCCGTTATCATTACCTGCCTACCATTATCAGGGATAGCAGGCCGGCATACACCTACCAGTTAAAAGATGGGATCACTGCAGACAGGCAGGGGATGATGATCATTGAGAATGAAAAGATAGTTGAACTGATCCGACAAAATTGA
- a CDS encoding DMT family transporter: MINNGWINGFIGILIFSGSLPATRVAVLDFNPVFVTVARATIAGLLALCILLISKEKRPSGKQIFPLIMVAIGVVLGFPLLTALALQYITSAHSIVFLGMLPLTTAIFGVMRGGERPRPTFWLFSILGSLLVVGFAIAQGLSTSPLGNTLMLLAIIVCGLGYAEGAKLSKTMGGAQVISWALVLSLPFMAPVVFFYLPSSFSGISTAAWIGLFYVSVFSMLIGFIFWYRGLAQGGIAAVGQLQLLQPFFGLALAATLLHEHVSLGMLGITLGVILCVAGPKRFAK; this comes from the coding sequence ATGATAAATAACGGTTGGATAAATGGGTTCATCGGCATATTGATATTCAGCGGTTCGCTACCAGCCACAAGAGTAGCTGTTCTGGATTTTAACCCGGTATTCGTAACAGTTGCCCGCGCAACTATTGCAGGCCTGCTTGCCCTTTGCATCCTGCTGATCTCCAAAGAAAAGCGGCCTTCAGGGAAACAGATCTTTCCTTTAATTATGGTAGCGATAGGTGTAGTGTTAGGATTTCCATTACTGACAGCACTGGCCCTGCAATATATTACCTCTGCACATTCCATTGTGTTCCTGGGTATGTTACCACTTACAACAGCCATATTTGGCGTAATGCGTGGCGGCGAACGCCCCCGTCCCACATTCTGGCTATTCTCCATCCTGGGAAGTTTGCTGGTGGTAGGTTTTGCCATAGCCCAGGGGCTTTCCACATCCCCGCTTGGAAATACCCTGATGTTACTGGCCATTATTGTATGCGGACTGGGCTACGCAGAAGGAGCCAAACTCTCAAAAACAATGGGAGGAGCACAGGTCATCTCCTGGGCATTGGTACTATCCCTGCCTTTTATGGCACCTGTGGTATTTTTCTATCTCCCCTCCTCCTTCTCCGGGATCAGTACAGCAGCCTGGATCGGATTGTTCTATGTTTCAGTGTTCAGTATGCTGATCGGTTTTATATTCTGGTATCGCGGGTTGGCCCAGGGAGGCATAGCTGCCGTTGGGCAGTTACAATTGCTGCAACCTTTCTTTGGATTAGCCCTGGCGGCCACTTTGCTGCATGAGCATGTAAGTTTGGGCATGTTGGGGATCACATTAGGGGTGATCCTTTGTGTAGCTGGGCCCAAGCGATTTGCGAAGTAA
- a CDS encoding T6SS immunity protein Tdi1 domain-containing protein, which yields MKNTDNFQFELAPENGLVEKYRSLLPEKLISFWQEHGFGTIADGYLKIVNPDDFEQSLKEIYSPVYKNPIVMFATGLSDLIIWENNYTILLDLRHGTSKVLESGFKYFFEDINDAEYINDDLEGANYFSAKEQSGPVAFDECYGYVPLLGLGGPEKVKNLKKVKMKEHISLTAQALGKIQ from the coding sequence ATGAAAAACACCGATAACTTCCAGTTCGAACTAGCACCCGAAAATGGCTTAGTCGAAAAATACCGCTCACTGCTTCCCGAAAAGCTCATCTCCTTCTGGCAGGAACATGGCTTCGGCACAATAGCAGACGGATATCTTAAAATTGTGAACCCGGACGATTTTGAGCAATCGCTCAAAGAGATCTATAGCCCTGTATATAAGAACCCCATTGTAATGTTTGCTACCGGCTTATCTGATCTTATTATCTGGGAAAACAATTATACCATACTGCTGGATCTCAGGCATGGGACTTCTAAAGTACTTGAGTCCGGGTTTAAATACTTCTTTGAGGATATAAATGATGCAGAATACATCAATGACGACTTAGAGGGTGCAAACTATTTTTCAGCAAAAGAGCAATCAGGTCCTGTTGCCTTTGATGAATGTTATGGTTACGTGCCATTGCTGGGCTTAGGAGGTCCGGAGAAAGTGAAGAATCTTAAAAAGGTGAAGATGAAAGAACATATTTCCCTGACCGCGCAGGCCCTGGGAAAAATTCAGTAG
- a CDS encoding bestrophin family protein encodes MHIGKSYKFSAFLFWTRKKIYALIILGIIPVILYHLLGIKWLVVPWTVVSLLGTATAFIVGFKNTQTYSRTWDGHTVWTNISNSSKAWGIMCRDYFQDEGFIRKLFYRHFAFLTALRYHMRENRIWEVADARYNAEYQQYYSIPERQQAFEDEMLKYIPKEELANISGMQNKATQLLVLQNQAMKKAYDGEVIQLAQFIEMQRMHNNFIIQQGQCESIKETPYPRQYSIINTIFVRMFCSLLPFGMLQEFDKLNDMVTGVMKGHMIWLVVPFSVLISWMYTSLEQVGESTENPFEGSSNDVPISQICRAIEIDLREILGETALPAPIKAQNDILV; translated from the coding sequence ATGCACATAGGAAAATCTTATAAATTCTCTGCTTTTCTTTTCTGGACAAGGAAAAAGATCTACGCACTGATCATACTGGGCATAATACCTGTGATACTGTATCACCTTTTGGGAATAAAGTGGCTGGTGGTCCCCTGGACGGTTGTGTCTCTTTTAGGTACTGCTACGGCCTTTATCGTAGGATTTAAGAATACACAAACATACAGCCGTACCTGGGACGGCCATACCGTCTGGACCAATATCAGCAATAGCAGCAAGGCCTGGGGTATCATGTGCCGCGATTACTTCCAGGATGAAGGGTTTATACGGAAGCTGTTTTACCGGCACTTTGCATTTCTCACGGCACTGCGCTACCATATGCGGGAAAACCGCATATGGGAAGTGGCAGACGCACGTTATAATGCAGAATACCAACAATACTACAGTATTCCCGAAAGGCAGCAGGCCTTTGAAGATGAGATGTTGAAATATATCCCAAAAGAAGAACTGGCGAATATTTCAGGGATGCAGAACAAAGCAACGCAACTGCTGGTTTTACAGAACCAGGCTATGAAAAAGGCGTATGATGGTGAAGTGATCCAACTGGCCCAGTTCATAGAAATGCAGCGGATGCATAATAATTTCATCATTCAGCAGGGGCAGTGTGAATCCATTAAAGAAACGCCTTATCCCCGGCAGTATTCCATCATCAATACCATTTTTGTACGCATGTTCTGCTCCCTGCTGCCATTTGGCATGTTGCAGGAGTTCGACAAATTGAATGATATGGTAACCGGGGTCATGAAGGGGCATATGATCTGGCTGGTGGTTCCCTTTAGCGTACTTATTTCCTGGATGTACACCTCGTTGGAACAGGTGGGAGAAAGTACGGAGAACCCTTTTGAAGGAAGCTCCAACGATGTTCCCATTTCCCAGATCTGCCGGGCTATAGAAATAGACCTCAGGGAAATATTGGGAGAAACAGCCTTACCCGCTCCCATAAAGGCGCAGAACGATATCCTGGTGTAA
- a CDS encoding carboxymuconolactone decarboxylase family protein: MEQRINFQEKGQGALKTLFHTGAYLKKSLIEEKLITLVDMRVSQINGCAYCLDMHSKDAIAHGEDAQRLFTLNAWRETPFFTTRERAALAWAEAVTAAHVPDDVYTRVKEQFTDEELIDLTLVVSSINTWNRFNIAFTNPAAVGTYRAGQFG; encoded by the coding sequence ATGGAACAAAGGATTAACTTTCAGGAAAAGGGACAAGGTGCCCTCAAAACACTCTTTCATACCGGCGCATATCTTAAAAAATCGCTGATTGAGGAGAAATTGATAACATTGGTGGACATGCGCGTATCGCAGATCAACGGTTGTGCCTACTGCCTGGATATGCATTCAAAGGATGCTATTGCTCATGGCGAAGATGCCCAACGTTTATTCACTTTGAACGCATGGAGGGAAACGCCGTTCTTTACTACCAGGGAAAGAGCTGCGCTGGCATGGGCTGAAGCAGTTACTGCCGCTCACGTACCAGACGATGTTTACACAAGGGTAAAAGAGCAATTCACAGACGAAGAACTTATAGACCTGACGTTGGTTGTATCCTCTATCAATACCTGGAACCGCTTTAATATAGCGTTCACCAACCCGGCTGCCGTAGGTACTTACAGGGCAGGACAGTTTGGCTGA
- a CDS encoding YciI family protein, translated as MNEFLLVFRRDYKTKEIQPSPEQLQAHLSRWREWFNDLKARDVLARPLQPWESMGKVLKHDKSVTDGPYAEIKESIGGFVIIKAGSYDEAVEIAKGSPILELGGSVEIRMAQG; from the coding sequence ATGAATGAATTCTTATTGGTATTCCGCAGAGACTACAAAACGAAGGAGATTCAACCGTCACCGGAACAACTGCAGGCGCATTTGAGCCGGTGGCGGGAATGGTTTAACGATCTTAAAGCCCGCGATGTGCTGGCAAGACCGTTACAGCCATGGGAATCGATGGGGAAGGTGTTAAAGCATGATAAGAGTGTAACAGATGGGCCTTATGCGGAGATCAAAGAATCCATCGGAGGGTTTGTAATTATTAAGGCAGGGAGTTATGATGAGGCGGTAGAAATTGCAAAGGGATCTCCGATCCTGGAACTGGGTGGTTCTGTAGAGATACGTATGGCACAAGGGTAA
- a CDS encoding RNA polymerase sigma factor has protein sequence MEEKELLPHLFRMEYRKMVSVLSSLFGIEHIEMAEDIVSDTFLAATESWSARGVPENPTAWLYTVAKNKTKNWLKRNNFFQQKLLTDLRYSIPEGEEIEIDLSARNITDSQLAMIFTVCHPSIPTESQVALALNLLCGFGAQEIADAYLTTKTVIYKRLERAKEKLKDAELKIQQPTFSEINDRLETVLKALYLLFSEGYYSTSHNTVLRKEFCVEAMRLNYLLVEQPHTNQPAVNALLALMCFHASRFDARMNETGEMVLYEEQDETLWNRELIERGEYYLNQAGNTTMLTRYHLEAAIAYWHTHKEDSSEKWNNILDLYNQLLILEYSPIAALNRTFALSKARGKQEAIIAAEKLGLTDNYFYYALLGNLYTHIDDRKALQHYETALKQVNKPVDIALLEKNIGQIKHRLNN, from the coding sequence ATGGAAGAAAAGGAATTGTTACCTCACCTGTTTAGAATGGAGTACCGGAAAATGGTTTCGGTACTGAGTTCGCTGTTTGGTATTGAGCATATAGAAATGGCAGAAGATATTGTGAGTGATACTTTCCTGGCAGCTACTGAATCGTGGAGTGCCAGGGGAGTACCGGAAAATCCAACCGCCTGGTTATATACAGTGGCTAAGAATAAAACAAAGAACTGGTTGAAGCGGAACAACTTCTTTCAACAGAAATTGCTGACAGATCTCCGGTACAGTATTCCGGAAGGGGAGGAGATAGAAATAGACCTCTCTGCCCGCAATATTACGGATAGCCAGCTGGCGATGATCTTTACGGTGTGCCATCCTTCCATCCCCACGGAATCGCAGGTAGCGCTTGCATTGAACCTGCTCTGCGGCTTCGGTGCCCAGGAGATAGCAGATGCCTATCTGACCACCAAAACAGTTATATATAAACGGCTGGAACGTGCAAAGGAGAAACTGAAGGATGCGGAGCTAAAAATTCAGCAGCCTACATTCTCTGAAATAAACGACCGCCTGGAAACGGTGCTGAAAGCTTTGTACCTGCTTTTTTCTGAAGGTTATTACTCCACTTCCCATAATACGGTATTGCGGAAAGAATTCTGTGTGGAAGCTATGCGGCTCAACTATCTCCTGGTAGAACAACCGCATACCAATCAACCCGCCGTGAATGCATTACTGGCTTTAATGTGTTTCCATGCTTCCCGTTTTGATGCAAGGATGAATGAAACAGGAGAAATGGTGTTGTATGAGGAACAGGATGAAACGCTCTGGAACCGTGAGCTGATCGAACGGGGTGAGTATTATCTCAACCAGGCCGGCAATACTACTATGTTAACAAGGTACCACCTGGAAGCTGCCATTGCATACTGGCACACCCATAAAGAAGATTCCAGCGAAAAGTGGAACAACATCCTTGACCTGTACAATCAGCTGCTCATCCTGGAGTATTCACCCATTGCTGCTTTGAACCGCACCTTTGCCCTTTCCAAAGCAAGGGGTAAACAGGAGGCGATCATTGCGGCAGAAAAACTGGGATTGACGGATAACTACTTTTATTACGCATTGTTAGGAAACCTTTATACACATATTGACGACAGGAAGGCACTGCAGCATTATGAAACTGCATTAAAGCAGGTGAACAAACCTGTGGACATTGCCTTACTGGAAAAGAACATCGGGCAAATAAAGCACAGGCTGAACAATTAG
- a CDS encoding YciI family protein, which yields MQEFLLVIHRDLTSANPTPTPEQMKEALKPYQEWVAGIAAQDKLVAPPKRWDVDGRVIKFEKKKEQVHTGPYAESKESIGGLFLIKAKDYDEAVELAKGCPIIQYGAIVEVRMAVPVA from the coding sequence ATGCAAGAATTTCTTTTAGTGATCCACAGAGATCTCACCAGTGCTAACCCAACACCCACACCTGAACAAATGAAGGAAGCCCTCAAACCTTACCAGGAATGGGTAGCGGGAATTGCAGCCCAGGATAAACTGGTAGCACCGCCCAAACGTTGGGATGTTGATGGCAGGGTGATCAAATTCGAAAAGAAGAAAGAACAAGTGCATACCGGCCCTTATGCTGAAAGCAAAGAATCTATCGGCGGGCTCTTCCTGATCAAAGCAAAGGATTATGACGAAGCGGTTGAATTAGCAAAGGGCTGCCCTATCATTCAGTACGGCGCCATTGTTGAAGTGCGGATGGCAGTACCTGTAGCATAA
- a CDS encoding SDR family oxidoreductase: MKIVVIGGTGLIGSKTVKKLVGFGHEVIAASPASGVNTITGEGLAEVMTGANVVIDVANSPSFEDNAVMDFFKTSGRNLLAAEANAGVKHHIALSVVGTERLQDSGYFRAKAAQEDLIKNSGIPYSIIHSTQFFEFLGGIAASAAKDEAIHLSPAPIQPIASDDVAAAVVDVALGGPLNGTVEIAGPERVSLSALVSRYLNNVNDPRTVISDANAKYFGAPLNDKTLVPGDNPRIGQINFETWFANQPAKS; the protein is encoded by the coding sequence ATGAAAATCGTAGTAATTGGCGGGACCGGCCTTATAGGATCCAAAACAGTAAAGAAACTTGTTGGGTTTGGACACGAAGTTATTGCAGCATCTCCTGCATCCGGCGTAAATACCATCACCGGCGAAGGGTTGGCCGAAGTAATGACGGGTGCAAATGTAGTGATCGATGTAGCCAATTCTCCTTCTTTTGAAGACAATGCCGTAATGGATTTCTTTAAAACCTCCGGCCGTAACTTATTGGCTGCAGAAGCAAACGCAGGTGTTAAACATCATATTGCGTTGTCCGTAGTAGGAACTGAAAGGTTGCAGGATAGTGGTTACTTCCGTGCAAAAGCAGCCCAGGAAGATCTGATCAAAAATTCCGGCATACCATATTCCATTATTCATTCTACACAGTTTTTCGAATTCCTGGGTGGCATTGCGGCATCAGCAGCTAAAGACGAAGCCATTCATTTATCACCTGCACCCATACAGCCTATTGCATCAGACGATGTAGCGGCAGCCGTTGTGGATGTTGCACTGGGAGGGCCCTTGAATGGGACAGTAGAAATTGCAGGCCCGGAAAGAGTGAGCCTCTCTGCACTTGTATCACGTTATTTAAATAATGTGAACGATCCGCGCACCGTAATTTCGGATGCCAACGCCAAATATTTTGGTGCTCCGCTCAACGACAAAACACTGGTTCCCGGCGATAATCCACGCATTGGTCAGATCAATTTCGAAACATGGTTCGCTAACCAGCCTGCCAAAAGCTAA